One region of Cydia pomonella isolate Wapato2018A chromosome 9, ilCydPomo1, whole genome shotgun sequence genomic DNA includes:
- the LOC133521177 gene encoding chromodomain-helicase-DNA-binding protein Mi-2 homolog isoform X1, protein MASDDEVDGSFAGDEDVEEGEGQNENSGESDEAPPKEDDEYSPEDGRKKKKGKKRKARGEDKKGRKKKKKRKNESEDDDEFGLEIEAEGDSDYALSAMTSKKSRKGRGRHNTTPSTPAASDSGSGMPTVEEVCSSFELSDVDIQYTDADFENLTSYKLFQQHVRPLLVKENPKVPVSKLMMLVAAKWRLFCESNPNLGGGSNMGSEENTNTSTASDYVPKARAGRPPKEPKNDEKVDDVEEEEEEADSDGTPAPRKRGRKAKHAARGKPGRKPKVPTLKIKFSKRKRTSSIHSSQEEDPEGSAGANSESDAEFEQMLAEAEEPKPAPAPAAAEDAAAPADDGTPVCTLPPAHNSESDEQFEQMLAEAEEPKPAPAPAAAEDAAAPADDGTPVCTLPPAHNSESDEQFEQMLAEAEEPKPAPAPAAAEDAAAPADDGTPVCTLPPAHNSESDEQFEQMLAEAEEPKPAPAPAAAEDAAAPADDGTPVCTLPPAHNSESDEQFEQMLAEAEEPKPAPAPAAAEDAAAPADDGTPVCTLPPAHNSESDEQFEQMLAEAEEPKPAPAPAAAEDAAAPADDGTPAPKKKAKTKIGNKSKKKRNKLKTTNKFPDGAEGEQEHQDYCEVCQQGGEIILCDTCPRAYHLVCLEPELEETPEGRWSCPHCEAEGNQDQDDDDEHQEFCRICKDGGELLCCDSCPSAYHRFCLNPPLEEVPDGEWKCPRCSCPPIDGKVNKILTWRWKEHSAKSKAPREREFFVKWHDRSYWHCSWISELQLDVFHPLMYRYYMRKYDTEEPPKLEEPLDEQDGRYKRIKSKQGQDSDEKALEEKYYRYGVKPEWLIVHRVINHRTSRDGTTYFLVKWRDLSYDQATWESEHADIVGLKQAVEYYQDMRSYITSEGKSKGSKGKKAGRKSKTRDPIDDDESSSGQQVKVAGHKYCPPPDKPVSNLNKKYEEQPPFLYETGMQLHPYQLEGLNWLRYSWGQGIDTILADEMGLGKTIQTVTFLYSLFKEGHCKGPFLVSVPLSTIINWEREFELWAPDLYCITYVGDKDSRAVIRENELTFDDGANRGGRPSKIKSQVKFNVLLTSYELISIDATCLGSIDWAVLVVDEAHRLKSNQSKFFRLLAGYHINYKLLLTGTPLQNNLEELFHLLNFLNKDKFNELAAFQNEFADVSKEEQVKRLHEMLGPHMLRRLKADVLKNMPTKSEFIVRVELSPMQKKYYKYILTRNYEALNPKSGGQTVSLLNVMMDLKKCCNHPYLFPVAAEEAPLGAHGNYDTSALIKASGKLVLLAKMLQKLKEQGHRVLIFSQMTKMLDILEDFLEGTGYKYERIDGGITGPTRQEAIDRFNAPGAQQFVFLLSTRAGGLGINLATADTVIIYDSDWNPHNDIQAFSRAHRIGQANKVMIYRFVTRNSVEERVTQVAKRKMMLTHLVVRPGMGGKGANFTKQELDDILRFGTEELFKEDEGKEEAIHYDDKAVSDLLDRSKEGIESKESWANEYLSSFKVASYSTKEGENEEEVDTEIIKQEAENTDPAYWIKLLRHHYEQHQEDQARTLGKGKRVRKQVNYNDGSVAQTENREDSTWQENGSDYNSDFSQGSEDDKEDDDFDEKNDNGDLLSRRSKRRLERREERDRPLPPLLARVGGNMEVLGFNARQRKSFLNAIMRYGMPPQDAFNSQWLVRDLRGKSERNFKAYVSLFMRHLCEPGADNAETFADGVPREGLSRQHVLTRIGVMSLIRKKVQEFEHINGYYSMPELIRKPVEPVKIAGAAGESAAPSPAPSTATPITSAAPSPAPSSAAAPAVESADKEKEETPKEEKPEKEPKDEPMDTSDKEEREKSAEKETPKEEPAEAKAEPERRMSVDEEPPKEEEKKEEVKEEGQNEAEKEKPKEEPKEDDKKEDDKKSEKADSEASEKPSKDEKKDDDDDDVVLVKEEEDLKVERRKFMFNIADGGFTELHTLWLNEERAAAPGREYEIWHRRHDYWLLAGIVTHGYGRWQDIQNDLRFAIINEPFKMDVGKGNFLEIKNKFLARRFKLLEQALVIEEQLRRAAYLNLTQDPNHPAMSLNARFAEVECLAESHQHLSKESLAGNKPANAVLHKVLNQLEELLSDMKSDVSRLPATLARIPPVAQRLQMSERSILSRLAATAGNPVPAAQMAAFPPGFAAAGALPGFAPAAAAAANFANFRPQYSVPGQPAGASSGSNKS, encoded by the exons ATGGCTTCAGATGATGAAGTAGACGGTTCATTTGCAG gTGACGAGGACGTGGAGGAAGGTGAAGGTCAGAATGAAAATTCTGGGGAAAGTGATGAAGCACCACCTAAG GAGGATGATGAATACTCTCCAGAAGATGGCAGAAAGAAGAAAAAGGGGAAGAAAAGAAAGGCCCGTGGAGAAGACAAAAAGGgcagaaagaaaaagaagaagcgAAAGAATGAGAGTGAAGAT GATGACGAGTTTGGGTTAGAGATTGAAGCAGAAGGTGACAGTGACTATGCGCTAAGTGCTATGACAAGCAAGAAATCTCGCAAGGGCCGCGGCAGGCACAACACTACGCCCTCTACACCTGCTGCGTCTGACTCGGGCTCTG GCATGCCGACAGTCGAGGAAGTTTGCTCCTCGTTCGAACTCTCAGACGTGGACATTCAGTACACAGACGCGGACTTCGAGAACTTGACGTCCTACAAGCTTTTCCAGCAGCATGTCCGACCATTGCTGGTTAAAGAGAATCCTAAg GTGCCAGTTTCGAAACTGATGATGCTGGTAGCCGCCAAATGGCGCCTGTTCTGCGAGAGCAACCCCAACCTGGGCGGCGGCTCCAACATGGGCTCCGAGGAGAACACCAACACGTCCACGGCCTCCGACTACGTGCCTAAAGCTAGGGCTGGACGTCCGCCTAAGGAAccaaag AACGACGAAAAGGTGGACGAcgtggaggaggaggaggaggaggcgGACAGCGACGGCACGCCGGCGCCGCGCAAGCGCGGCCGCAAGGCCAAGCACGCCGCGCGCGGCAAGCCCGGCCGCAAGCCCAAAGTACCCACCTTGAAGATCAAGTTCAGCAAGCGCAAGCGGACCAGCAGC ATACATTCATCACAGGAGGAGGACCCCGAGGGCAGCGCGGGGGCCAACTCGGAGTCGGACGCGGAGTTCGAGCAGATGCTGGCCGAGGCCGAGGAGCCCaagcccgcgcccgcgcccgccgccgccgaggacgCCGCCGCGCCTGCTGACGACGGCACGCCGGTATGTACACTACCACCAGCACACAACTCTGAGTCGGACGAGCAGTTCGAGCAGATGCTGGCCGAGGCCGAGGAGCCCaagcccgcgcccgcgcccgccgccgccgaggacgCCGCCGCGCCTGCTGACGACGGCACGCCGGTATGTACACTACCACCAGCACACAACTCTGAGTCGGACGAGCAGTTCGAGCAGATGCTGGCCGAGGCCGAGGAGCCCaagcccgcgcccgcgcccgccgccgccgaggacgCCGCCGCGCCTGCTGACGACGGCACGCCGGTATGTACACTACCACCAGCACACAACTCGGAGTCGGACGAGCAGTTCGAGCAGATGCTGGCCGAGGCCGAGGAGCCCaagcccgcgcccgcgcccgccgccgccgaggacgCCGCCGCGCCTGCTGACGACGGCACGCCGGTATGTACACTACCACCAGCACACAACTCTGAGTCGGACGAGCAGTTCGAGCAGATGCTGGCCGAGGCCGAGGAGCCCaagcccgcgcccgcgcccgccgccgccgaggacgCCGCCGCGCCTGCTGACGACGGCACGCCGGTATGTACACTACCACCAGCACACAACTCGGAGTCGGACGAGCAGTTCGAGCAGATGCTGGCCGAGGCCGAGGAGCCCaagcccgcgcccgcgcccgccgccgccgaggacgCCGCCGCGCCTGCTGACGACGGCACGCCG GCGCCAAAGAAGAAAGCCAAGACCAAGATTGGAAACAAGAGCAAGAAGAAGAGGAACAAGCTAAAGACCACCAACAAGTTCCCCGACGGCGCGGAGGGCGAGCAGGAGCACCAGGACTATTGCGAG GTGTGCCAACAAGGCGGCGAGATCATCCTCTGCGACACGTGCCCGCGCGCCTACCACTTGGTGTGCCTGGAGCCCGAGCTGGAGGAGACGCCCGAGGGCCGCTGGTCGTGCCCGCACTGCGAGGCCGAGGGCAACCAGGACCAGGACGACGACGACGAGCATCAGGAGTTCTGCAG AATTTGCAAGGACGGCGGCGAACTGCTCTGCTGCGACTCGTGCCCGTCGGCCTACCATCGCTTCTGTCTCAACCCACCGCTCGAGGAGGTGCCGGACGGGGAGTGGAAATGTCCGCGGTGCAGT tGTCCTCCAATAGACGGCAAAGTAAACAAGATCCTAACATGGCGCTGGAAGGAGCACTCGGCCAAGTCCAAGGCGCCGCGGGAACGAGAGTTCTTCGTCAAGTGGCACGACCGCTCCTACTGGCACTGCAGCTGGATCTCAGAATTGCAG TTGGATGTGTTCCATCCACTGATGTATCGTTACTACATGCGCAAATACGACACGgaggaaccgccgaaacttgaagAGCCGCTCGACGAACAAGATGGCCGATACAAGCGCATCAAGAGCAAGCAAGGCCAGGATTCCGACGAGAAGGCACTGGAGGAGAAATACTACAG ATACGGCGTGAAGCCGGAATGGCTGATCGTGCACCGCGTGATCAACCACCGCACGAGCCGCGACGGCACTACGTACTTCCTGGTGAAGTGGCGCGACCTGTCCTACGACCAGGCCACCTGGGAGTCCGAGCACGCCGATATCGTGGGCCTCAAGCAGGCCGTCGAGTATTATCAG GATATGCGTTCCTACATCACTTCGGAAGGCAAATCGAAGGGAAGCAAAGGCAAGAAAGCCGGGCGCAAGAGCAAGACCCGCGACCCCATCGACGACGACGAGAGCAGCAGCGGCCAGCAGGTGAAGGTGGCCGGCCACAAGTACTGCCCGCCGCCCGACAAGCCCGTCTCCAACCTCAACAAGAAGTACGAGGAGCAGCCGCCCTTCCTCTACGAGACCGGCATGCAGCTGCACCCCTACCAGCTGGAGGGGCTCAACTGGCTGCGCTACTCCTGGGGCCAGGGCATCGACACCATCCTCGCCGACGAGATGGGGCTCGGCAAGACCATCCAGACCGTCACCTTCCTCTACTCCCTCTTCAAGGAGGGACACTGCAAGGGGCCGTTCTTGGTCTCGGTCCCTCTCTCCACCATCATCAATTGGGAGAGAGAATTCGAACTGTGGGCGCCGGATCTATACTGCATCACTTACGTCGGTGACAAGGATTCGAGAGCGGTCATTAGAGAGAACGAGTTGACGTTCGACGATGGCGCTAATAGAGGCGGCAGACCGTCAAAAATTAAGTCTCAGGTCAAATTTAATGTCTTGCTGACTTCGTACGAATTGATCTCAATCGACGCTACGTGTCTCGGCTCCATCGACTGGGCCGTGCTAGTCGTCGACGAAGCCCACAGACTAAAGAGCAACCAGTCTAAATTCTTCAGGCTGCTCGCTGGCTACCACATCAACTACAAACTTTTGCTCACTGGTACTCCCCTTCAGAACAATCTCGAGGAGTTGTTCCATCTTTTGAATTTCTTGAACAAGGACAAATTTAACGAACTCGCCGCGTTCCAGAACGAGTTCGCAGACGTTTCGAAAGAGGAGCAAGTCAAGAGGCTTCACGAAATGCTGGGGCCGCATATGCTGCGACGACTTAAAGCCGACGTGCTGAAGAACATGCCCACCAAGTCAGAGTTCATCGTGCGCGTCGAGCTATCTCCCATGCAgaagaaatattataaatacattttgacgAGGAATTACGAAGCTCTAAACCCGAAGAGTGGAGGTCAAACAGTGTCTCTGTTGAACGTGATGATGGATTTGAAGAAATGCTGCAACCATCCTTATCTCTTCCCCGTGGCGGCCGAAGAAGCGCCGCTAGGAGCTCACGGAAACTACGACACGTCTGCTCTAATCAAGGCTTCGGGAAAACTCGTTCTTTTGGCTAAAATGTTGCAGAAGCTCAAGGAGCAAGGCCACAGAGTTCTTATTTTCTCACAGATGACAAAAATGTTGGATATCCTCGAAGACTTTTTAGAAGGCACTGGTTACAAGTATGAGAGAATCGACGGCGGCATCACTGGACCCACCCGTCAGGAAGCCATCGATAGGTTCAACGCTCCAGGCGCCCAACAGTTCGTGTTCTTGCTGTCCACGAGAGCAGGTGGTCTGGGTATCAATTTGGCCACCGCCGACACTGTCATCATTTACGACTCCGATTGGAATCCTCACAACGACATCCAGGCGTTCTCCCGTGCCCATCGTATCGGTCAAGCGAACAAAGTGATGATCTACCGCTTCGTCACACGCAACAGTGTCGAGGAGCGAGTCACACAGGTCGCCAAGAGGAAGATGATGTTGACTCACTTGGTCGTACGCCCTGGCATGGGCGGCAAAGGCGCCAACTTCACCAAACAGGAGTTGGACGATATTCTCCGATTTGGTACCGAAGAGTTATTCAAAGAAGATGAGGGCAAAGAAGAAGCCATCCATTACGACGATAAAGCAGTATCAGATCTGCTCGATCGATCAAAGGAGGGTATCGAATCGAAGGAATCATGGGCTAACGAATATCTCAGTTCCTTCAAAGTGGCCAGCTACTCCACAAAGGAAGGCGAAAACGAGGAGGAAGTTGACACGGAGATTATCAAACAGGAAGCAGAGAACACCGACCCGGCGTACTGGATTAAACTGCTCCGGCACCATTACGAGCAGCACCAGGAAGACCAGGCGCGAACACTCGGCAAAGGCAAACGAGTGCGCAAACAGGTCAACTACAACGACGGCAGCGTCGCGCAAACAGAGAACAGGGAGGACTCGACGTGGCAGGAGAACGGCTCGGATTACAACTCTGACTTTTCCCAGGGCAGCGAGGACGATAAGGAAGATGACGATTTCGATGAGAAGAATGACAACGGAGATCTGCTCAGTCGCCGCAGCAAGCGACGCCTCGAGAGACGGGAGGAGCGCGACCGGCCGCTGCCGCCGCTGCTCGCTCGCGTCGGAGGAAACATGGAAGTTCTCGGCTTCAACGCTCGCCAAAGGAAGTCCTTCCTCAACGCCATCATGCGATACGGCATGCCGCCCCAGGACGCGTTCAACTCGCAATGGCTAGTGCGCGATCTCCGAGGCAAATCCGAAAGGAACTTCAAGGCTTACGTGTCACTGTTTATGCGGCATCTGTGCGAGCCCGGTGCGGATAACGCGGAAACATTCGCCGACGGTGTGCCTCGCGAGGGCCTGTCGCGGCAGCACGTGCTGACGAGGATCGGCGTCATGAGCTTGATAAGGAAGAAGGTGCAGGAGTTCGAGCACATCAACGGTTACTACAGCATGCCAGAACTTATCCGCAAACCGGTGGAGCCGGTGAAGATTGCAGGAGCCGCCGGTGAAAGTGCCGCTCCGAGCCCCGCTCCCTCCACCGCCACGCCTATCACTTCCGCCGCGCCTTCACCTGCGCCGTCGTCGGCGGCCGCTCCCGCTGTCGAAAGCGCCgacaaagaaaaagaagaaacgCCGAAGGAGGAAAAACCTGAAAAGGAACCTAAAGACGAGCCGATGGACACCAGTGACAAAGAGGAGCGCGAGAAATCTGCAGAAAAAGAAACTCCTAAGGAAGAGCCGGCTGAGGCTAAAGCCGAGCCGGAGCGTCGCATGTCCGTCGACGAGGAGCCTCCTAAGGAGGAGGagaaaaaggaggaggttaaaGAGGAAGGTCAAAATGAAGCTGAGAAGGAGAAGCCTAAGGAGGAGCCGAAAGAGGACGATAAGAAGGAGGATGACAAGAAGAGCGAGAAGGCGGACTCTGAGGCCTCCGAGAAACCGAGCAAAGATGAGAAGAAGGATGACGACGATGATGATGTCGTGCTGGTCAAGGAGGAGGAGGATCTCAAG gTGGAGCGACGCAAGTTCATGTTCAACATCGCCGACGGCGGCTTCACGGAGCTGCACACGCTGTGGCTCAACGAggagcgcgccgccgcgcccggcCGCGAGTACGAGATCTGGCACCGCCGCCACGACTACTGGCTGCTCGCCGGCATCGTCACGCACGGCTACGGCCGCTGGCAGGACATCCAGAACGACCTGCGCTTCGCCATCATCAACGAGCCCTTCAAGATGGATGTCGGCAAAGGAAACTTCCTCGAGATCAAGAACAAGTTCCTAGCGAGGAGGTTTAAG CTGTTGGAGCAAGCGCTGGTAATCGAGGAGCAACTCCGGCGAGCGGCGTACCTGAACCTGACGCAGGACCCGAACCACCCCGCCATGTCGCTGAACGCGCGCTTCGCCGAGGTGGAGTGCCTCGCCGAGTCGCACCAGCACCTCAGCAAGGAGTCGCTCGCCGGCAACAAGCCGGCCAACGCCGTGCTGCACAAG GTGCTGAACCAGCTGGAGGAGCTGCTGTCGGACATGAAGTCGGACGTGTCGCGGCTGCCGGCCACGCTGGCGCGCATCCCGCCGGTGGCGCAGCGCCTGCAGATGTCGGAGCGCTCCATCCTGTCCCGCCTCGCCGCCACCGCCGGCAACCCCGTGCCCGCCG CGCAAATGGCGGCGTTCCCCCCCGGGttcgcggcggcgggcgcgctgCCGGGCTtcgcgccggcggcggcggcggcggccaaCTTCGCCAACTTCCGGCCGCAGTACTCCGTGCCCGGCCAGCCCGCCGGCGCCTCCTCCGGCTCCAAC AAATCATAA